The sequence CATATCGTCTACGAGGTGGTCGACAACGCCATCGACGAGGCGATGGCCGGGTGGTGTTCCACCATAGCCGTGAAAGTGCATAGCGACGGCCACGTCTCCGTGGAAGACAACGGCCGGGGGATCCCCACCGACCCTCACCCCCAGACGGGAAGACCCGCCGCGGAGGTGGTGCTCACTACCCTCCACGCCGGCGGGAAGTTCGACAAGAAGTCCTACCAGGTCAGCGGAGGCCTCCACGGCGTTGGGGTGTCGGTGGTCAACGCCCTGGCGGAGTGGCTCAACCTGACCGTCTGGCGCGAAGGCAAGGAGTGGAGGCAGTCCTACCGCCAGGGCAGGCCCGTCACGGACCTCTGCTGCGGCGAGCCCACGAAGAAAAACGGCACCCTGATTGAATTCATGCCCGATCCCGCTATCTTCGAAGAGATCGAATTTTCCTGGGAAACCCTGGCAGGCCGGTTCAGGGAGATGGCCTTCCTCAATCCGGGCCTCTCCATCGAGCTGAAGGACGAAATCTCCGAAAAGGAAAAGACCTTCCACTACGAGGGAGGCATATCCTCCTTCGTGGAATATCTTAACCGCGGCAAGAACCCCCTTTACTCGCCGCCCATCGTCATCTCCGGCGAGCGCGAGGGCGTCACCGTGGAGATAGGGATCCAGTACAACGACAGTTACCTGGAAAGGGTCTTCGCCTTCGCCAACCTCATCAACACCATCGAGGGCGGCACCCACGTATCGGGCTTCCGGTCGGCGCTGACGCGGGCCATAAACGAATCGGCCCGGAGGAACAAGGTCATCAGGGAAAAGGACCCCAACCTGACCGGCGACGACCTGAAGGAGGGCCTTACGGCCGTCATATCGGTGAAACTCCCCGAGCCCCAGTTCGAGGGACAGACCAAGACCAAGCTGGGCAACGGCGAGATCAGGGGCATCGTGGACTCCCTTTTCTACGACGGCCTGATGGCCGAGATCGACGAACGGCCCGACATCCTTAAGCCCGTCGTCGAGAAAGCCGTCAAAGCCAGGCTCGCCAGGGAGGCCGCCAAGAAGGCGAGGGAACTGGTGCGGCGCAAGACGGCCCTCGCGGGGCTCGACCTACCGGGCAAACTGGCGGACTGCTCCAGCCGCAACCCCGAGGAATGCGAGATCTTCATCGTCGAGGGGGACTCGGCGGGCGGTTCCGCCAAGCAGGGACGGGACCGCAACTTCCAGGCCATACTTCCACTGCGGGGGAAGATCCTCAATGTCGAGAAGGCCCGCATCGACAAGGCACTGGACAACCAGGAGATACGCACCATAATCCAGGCCCTCGGGGCCGGCGTGGGCGACGACTTCAATGTAGAGGCCATCAGGTACAACAAGGTTTTCGTAATGAGCG is a genomic window of Thermovirga sp. containing:
- a CDS encoding DNA gyrase subunit B, with translation MTPASASASSQYTAKDIQILEGLEAVRRRPSMYIGDTGPRGLHHIVYEVVDNAIDEAMAGWCSTIAVKVHSDGHVSVEDNGRGIPTDPHPQTGRPAAEVVLTTLHAGGKFDKKSYQVSGGLHGVGVSVVNALAEWLNLTVWREGKEWRQSYRQGRPVTDLCCGEPTKKNGTLIEFMPDPAIFEEIEFSWETLAGRFREMAFLNPGLSIELKDEISEKEKTFHYEGGISSFVEYLNRGKNPLYSPPIVISGEREGVTVEIGIQYNDSYLERVFAFANLINTIEGGTHVSGFRSALTRAINESARRNKVIREKDPNLTGDDLKEGLTAVISVKLPEPQFEGQTKTKLGNGEIRGIVDSLFYDGLMAEIDERPDILKPVVEKAVKARLAREAAKKARELVRRKTALAGLDLPGKLADCSSRNPEECEIFIVEGDSAGGSAKQGRDRNFQAILPLRGKILNVEKARIDKALDNQEIRTIIQALGAGVGDDFNVEAIRYNKVFVMSVDGEEPTLVKDPLGMVKQVHIGKFIDQVIDGALRPDGYQVLCFDLDTQVTRFRPLKKVIRHPIEEPLYEIRTAYGRNVRVTSSHSVFVCNDGKASLKKGSEIAPGDLLVAPRSINLGGRSVQDLDLPAATALTPEDFATEGLPRHVPIDEDLMTVLGFFTAVGGLDEVGNIRLSLGSDHGPLKEEIQGRFRKVFGLDLQWHHPGELEASSSVLSSLFRLAFGFEGKTPSRQVPDIAFNVSDDLKKTFLRGYFLGKGSFDGTDMSFTATSKDLAAGLLFLLSSMGIVASLHYSG